In Mongoliitalea daihaiensis, one DNA window encodes the following:
- a CDS encoding type I restriction-modification system subunit M N-terminal domain-containing protein, translated as MNTAVHNRLISFIWSIADDCLRDVYVRGKYRDVILPMVVLRRLDALLEPTKEAVMEELAFQRDEAGFTEWDETGLRDASGYVFYNTSEWTLQRLYDTATNSQQILQANFEDYLNGFSPNVKEIIDKFKLKSQVRHMASKDVLLDVLEKFTSPKINLTPFEVEDPDGRKLPPLSNLGMGYVFEELIRKFNEDNNEEAGEHFTPREVIDLMTHIVFDPIKDKLPPVMTIYDPACGS; from the coding sequence ATGAATACCGCCGTACACAATAGATTAATATCCTTCATCTGGTCCATAGCTGACGACTGTCTGAGAGATGTATATGTAAGAGGAAAATACCGAGACGTTATCCTTCCTATGGTGGTGTTGCGCAGATTGGATGCCTTGCTAGAACCAACCAAAGAAGCGGTAATGGAAGAGCTTGCTTTCCAAAGAGACGAAGCAGGATTCACGGAATGGGATGAAACAGGTCTAAGAGACGCCAGTGGCTATGTATTTTACAATACCAGTGAATGGACTTTGCAACGACTGTATGATACAGCAACTAACAGCCAACAGATCTTGCAGGCCAATTTCGAGGATTACCTTAACGGCTTTAGTCCGAATGTCAAAGAAATCATTGACAAGTTTAAGCTGAAAAGCCAAGTCCGCCACATGGCATCTAAAGATGTGTTGCTCGATGTTTTGGAGAAATTTACTTCCCCTAAAATCAATCTGACACCTTTTGAGGTAGAAGACCCTGACGGTAGAAAACTCCCGCCGCTTTCCAACTTAGGAATGGGCTATGTGTTTGAGGAACTGATCCGGAAATTCAACGAGGATAACAACGAAGAAGCGGGAGAGCACTTTACCCCACGCGAAGTAATCGACCTGATGACGCATATCGTTTTTGACCCTATCAAAGACAAATTGCCTCCTGTCATGACCATTTACGACCCTGCTTGTGGTTCATAG